In one Candidatus Alcyoniella australis genomic region, the following are encoded:
- the cas1 gene encoding CRISPR-associated endonuclease Cas1, translating into MVRRAVIARGDVDRTRVFLGRFEGLASGGAILRRQQVRAADDPLTVKRIAAFIVQGKIKNSAALLRRAARERDEQASETLSSVVDSVARLEASLPGAAMIDQIRGYEGEAAALYFSAMDSMVVVNDAALRFERRSRRPPKNAFNALLSFGYALLLNDCIAALQTTSLDPWVGFLHVERPGRPSLALDLMEEFRAFSVDRMVLALVNRRQIDGNDFEVAATGGVTLTDEARRTFIEEYQGRKGRQITHPLLEQAIPAGLLPYVQARLLSRTIRGELDEYPPFAFR; encoded by the coding sequence ATGGTGCGCAGAGCGGTCATTGCACGTGGCGATGTTGACCGAACGCGGGTATTTTTAGGACGGTTCGAAGGACTTGCTTCCGGCGGTGCGATCCTCCGACGCCAACAGGTCCGAGCGGCCGACGATCCGCTCACTGTCAAACGAATCGCCGCCTTCATAGTACAGGGCAAAATTAAGAACAGTGCAGCGCTGCTGCGGCGCGCGGCAAGAGAACGCGATGAACAGGCAAGCGAAACCCTGTCCAGCGTCGTTGATTCCGTCGCGCGGTTGGAAGCGTCGTTGCCCGGTGCAGCGATGATCGACCAGATTCGGGGCTATGAGGGAGAAGCGGCGGCGCTCTATTTTTCTGCGATGGATTCGATGGTCGTGGTCAACGACGCGGCGCTACGATTCGAAAGGCGTTCCCGCCGTCCGCCGAAAAACGCCTTTAATGCGTTGCTGTCTTTCGGCTACGCGCTCTTGCTCAACGACTGCATTGCGGCACTGCAAACCACGTCGCTCGATCCATGGGTGGGATTTTTGCATGTCGAGCGTCCGGGGCGCCCGTCCCTGGCGTTGGACTTGATGGAAGAGTTTCGAGCCTTCTCCGTTGATCGAATGGTGCTGGCGTTGGTCAACCGCAGGCAGATCGATGGCAACGATTTCGAGGTCGCGGCAACCGGAGGTGTGACATTGACCGACGAAGCGCGGCGTACGTTTATTGAGGAATACCAGGGCCGCAAAGGCCGCCAGATTACACATCCGTTATTGGAGCAGGCGATCCCGGCGGGGTTGTTGCCGTACGTGCAAGCGCGGTTGCTCTCGCGCACGATCCGCGGCGAACTGGACGAGTATCCGCCATTTGCCTTTCGATAG
- the cas4 gene encoding CRISPR-associated protein Cas4, with translation MDVDDLLPLSGLQHVVFCERQCALIHVEGVWVENPLTAAGRVEHEHVHDPAGEVRAGLRICRALALRSERLGVVGVADVVELVFEEAAGVWRPFPVEHKHGAKGRRLADRVQLCAQAMALEEMLGVDVPRGAVFYRSSNRRVVVECDALLREKTFAAAKRYWQLVDQRLTPRASYAKKCDNCSLREVCLPEITADVNGFHRKLARAQPSDPDGGKA, from the coding sequence ATGGACGTCGATGACCTCCTGCCCCTCTCGGGCCTGCAACACGTGGTTTTCTGCGAACGCCAGTGCGCGCTGATCCACGTCGAAGGCGTGTGGGTCGAAAATCCGCTGACCGCAGCCGGTCGGGTCGAGCACGAACATGTCCACGACCCGGCTGGCGAGGTCCGAGCTGGTTTGCGCATCTGTCGCGCGTTGGCGTTGCGGTCCGAACGGCTGGGCGTGGTCGGCGTCGCTGATGTGGTGGAGCTCGTCTTCGAGGAAGCTGCCGGCGTGTGGCGGCCCTTTCCCGTGGAACACAAACACGGCGCCAAGGGCCGTCGGCTCGCCGACCGAGTGCAACTTTGCGCCCAAGCCATGGCATTGGAGGAAATGCTCGGCGTAGACGTGCCGCGCGGCGCGGTTTTTTATCGCTCCAGCAACCGGCGCGTGGTCGTTGAGTGCGATGCATTGTTACGTGAAAAGACATTCGCTGCTGCCAAACGCTATTGGCAGTTGGTCGACCAACGCCTGACGCCGCGGGCATCGTACGCAAAAAAGTGCGACAATTGCTCGCTGAGGGAGGTATGTCTGCCCGAAATAACCGCCGACGTAAACGGCTTTCATCGAAAATTGGCCCGCGCGCAACCGAGCGATCCTGACGGAGGCAAAGCGTGA
- the cas7c gene encoding type I-C CRISPR-associated protein Cas7/Csd2: MSELKNRYDFVILFDVQDGNPNGDPDAGNLPRIDPETGHGLVTDVCLKRKIRNYVAAAKENQPPHEIYVKEKAILNEQHRRAYTALDIKMDKKKQKRDDVDKVRQWMCQNFFDIRTFGAVMSTGVNCGQVRGPVQLTFSRSLDPIVASEHSITRMAVTTIKEAEAQGGDNRTMGRKATIPYGLYFGRGFVSPQLAAQTGFSEDDLGLLWTAIQKMFEVDRSAARGMMATRKLIVFKHDSSLGNAPAHELFDRVKVVRKQLPARSFLDYDVTIDQNELPSGIEVQELI; encoded by the coding sequence ATGAGCGAGCTAAAAAACCGATACGACTTCGTCATTCTCTTTGATGTACAAGACGGCAACCCCAACGGCGACCCCGACGCCGGGAACCTGCCGCGCATTGACCCGGAAACCGGCCACGGACTGGTTACCGACGTCTGCCTCAAACGCAAGATCCGCAACTACGTCGCCGCTGCCAAGGAGAACCAGCCGCCGCACGAAATCTACGTAAAAGAGAAGGCAATTCTCAACGAGCAACACCGCCGCGCCTACACGGCGTTAGACATCAAGATGGACAAGAAAAAGCAGAAGCGGGACGACGTCGATAAAGTCCGCCAGTGGATGTGCCAAAACTTCTTCGACATCCGCACATTCGGCGCCGTAATGTCCACGGGGGTGAATTGCGGGCAAGTGCGCGGCCCGGTGCAACTAACCTTCTCGCGGTCGCTGGACCCGATCGTCGCCAGCGAACATTCCATTACCCGCATGGCCGTGACCACGATAAAAGAGGCAGAGGCGCAGGGCGGCGACAACCGGACGATGGGTCGTAAGGCGACGATCCCCTACGGACTCTATTTCGGTCGCGGTTTCGTGTCGCCGCAACTCGCAGCGCAGACCGGCTTTTCGGAAGACGACCTGGGATTGCTGTGGACGGCGATCCAGAAGATGTTCGAGGTCGATCGCTCGGCAGCCCGCGGCATGATGGCCACACGCAAGCTGATTGTCTTCAAACACGACAGTTCCCTGGGCAACGCGCCGGCACACGAGTTGTTCGACCGGGTGAAGGTCGTCCGAAAACAGCTCCCCGCCCGCTCGTTTCTCGACTACGACGTAACCATCGATCAAAACGAATTGCCTTCCGGAATCGAGGTACAGGAATTGATTTAA
- the cas8c gene encoding type I-C CRISPR-associated protein Cas8c/Csd1: MILKALFDYANHRGLMDDPDYEERPVGCLIRIGRDGALLGFEPTFEPNAKGKPIPKRFNVPRGAGRTSGDLAFLLVDKSDYVLGFSDDPKKDGKPGKCAVRRELFIERIREAAAATDDEALTALLKFYDKNTPNALRPLLPDNHPPNQQYAFVYDPDGTLLVHERPGIRAYWQGVRRAATEKQAAEWTCLVTGEPCVPELTHPKIKGVRGASTSGGTLVSFNFDAALSYGFKQNENAPIGQAAAEAYTTALNSLLSPRADNAISLNDNTVACFWTRENRSGFESMVGKLLGSAENVALLYQSPKKGRPAWLKDEDRFYALTLSGAQGRIMVRDWFESSVADVAENLRRHFDDLALDFPFDDPPLPGLYGLLRAIVLQGKAENIPPNLAAQSYAAILRDGPYPLTLLSAAVRRCRAEGPAPNWHRAFLRTCVIKASLARGARKKTLNLSPEEVSEAMDPNNINTAYRLGRLFCVLELLQTRAIGNPNAGIADRFFGAASTNPVTVFPRLIKLSQHHVGKLGGSGIWYQQQVSEILEPVSGFPTTLDLKDQGLFALGYYHQRAEMFRKKEHVDHNGTENENTLN; the protein is encoded by the coding sequence ATGATCCTCAAGGCACTGTTCGACTACGCCAATCACAGGGGGTTGATGGACGACCCGGATTACGAGGAGCGCCCCGTGGGCTGCCTGATTCGGATTGGGCGCGACGGAGCCCTCCTTGGTTTCGAGCCGACATTTGAACCAAACGCAAAGGGGAAGCCGATTCCCAAGCGATTCAATGTACCGCGAGGAGCTGGACGCACATCGGGCGATCTGGCGTTTCTGCTGGTTGACAAATCTGACTACGTACTCGGATTTTCCGACGACCCGAAGAAAGACGGGAAGCCGGGAAAGTGTGCAGTTCGGCGGGAACTCTTTATCGAACGGATCCGCGAAGCGGCAGCGGCGACCGACGACGAGGCTTTAACGGCCTTACTCAAGTTCTACGACAAAAACACTCCGAATGCCCTGCGGCCGCTTTTGCCCGACAACCATCCGCCCAATCAGCAGTACGCTTTTGTCTACGACCCGGACGGCACGTTGTTGGTTCACGAGCGGCCGGGAATCAGAGCCTACTGGCAAGGGGTTCGCCGCGCGGCGACCGAAAAACAAGCCGCCGAGTGGACCTGTCTGGTCACCGGGGAACCGTGCGTCCCGGAGCTTACGCACCCGAAAATCAAAGGCGTCCGCGGCGCGTCCACAAGCGGCGGTACCTTGGTCTCGTTCAATTTCGACGCGGCACTGAGCTACGGTTTCAAGCAGAACGAAAACGCACCGATCGGCCAGGCGGCGGCCGAAGCCTATACAACGGCGCTCAACTCGTTGCTGTCCCCTCGTGCTGACAATGCCATTTCGCTCAACGACAACACCGTGGCCTGCTTTTGGACCCGCGAGAACCGCTCCGGATTCGAGTCGATGGTGGGCAAGCTGCTGGGTTCCGCCGAGAACGTCGCCTTACTGTATCAGTCTCCTAAAAAAGGCCGCCCGGCATGGCTCAAGGACGAGGATCGCTTTTACGCGCTGACCCTCTCAGGCGCCCAGGGCCGCATTATGGTGCGCGACTGGTTCGAGTCGTCGGTGGCCGATGTTGCCGAGAACCTCAGGCGGCATTTCGACGATCTGGCGCTCGACTTCCCTTTCGACGATCCACCGCTTCCCGGCCTCTACGGTTTGCTGCGTGCCATCGTTCTCCAAGGCAAGGCCGAAAATATCCCACCGAACTTGGCGGCACAGTCCTACGCGGCGATTCTGCGTGACGGCCCTTACCCGCTCACGCTGCTTTCGGCCGCCGTCCGTCGCTGCCGCGCCGAAGGACCTGCGCCCAATTGGCACCGCGCCTTTTTGCGTACGTGCGTAATCAAGGCGTCGTTGGCGCGCGGCGCGCGAAAAAAGACCCTGAATCTCTCTCCCGAGGAGGTAAGCGAAGCCATGGATCCCAACAACATCAACACTGCCTATCGGCTCGGTCGGTTGTTCTGTGTGCTGGAATTGCTCCAGACGCGGGCCATCGGCAATCCGAATGCCGGCATCGCCGACCGCTTTTTCGGCGCGGCCTCGACCAATCCGGTTACCGTATTTCCCCGCCTGATCAAGCTGTCGCAACACCACGTCGGCAAACTCGGCGGCAGCGGCATCTGGTATCAGCAGCAGGTGTCCGAAATCCTCGAACCGGTCAGCGGCTTCCCGACGACGCTGGATCTCAAAGATCAAGGCCTCTTCGCCTTGGGTTACTACCACCAGCGCGCCGAGATGTTCCGCAAGAAGGAACACGTTGACCACAACGGAACTGAAAACGAAAACACCTTGAATTGA
- the cas5c gene encoding type I-C CRISPR-associated protein Cas5c yields the protein MFNQQHKGENEMYRSPPYRVRVRGELACFTRPEFKAERVSYEVITPSAARGVLEAILWKPAICWHIDQIDVLAPIRFTGFRRNEVEGRVSVANAKTAMKSGVLPDFVVETQRQQRHTLALEHVDYVVTAHFTMTDKAGPEDNPTKFEAMFQRRLKKGQCFHQPYLGCREFPANVAPADDAPQPIGLSKSLGLMLYDIEFDAADRGDRLRPLFFSAELQQGVVAVPPREQVITSGGAP from the coding sequence TTGTTTAACCAACAACACAAGGGGGAAAACGAGATGTATCGCAGTCCACCGTATCGCGTGAGGGTCCGCGGCGAACTTGCCTGTTTCACGCGACCCGAGTTCAAAGCTGAGCGCGTTTCCTACGAGGTGATTACCCCGTCGGCCGCACGCGGCGTCCTAGAGGCGATCCTCTGGAAACCCGCGATCTGTTGGCACATTGACCAGATAGACGTCCTTGCGCCAATCCGGTTCACGGGGTTCCGCCGCAACGAGGTCGAAGGGCGCGTCTCGGTCGCCAACGCCAAAACGGCGATGAAAAGCGGAGTGTTGCCTGATTTTGTCGTCGAGACACAGCGCCAGCAGCGCCACACCCTTGCCTTAGAGCACGTCGATTACGTGGTCACCGCCCACTTCACCATGACCGACAAGGCGGGGCCCGAGGACAACCCGACCAAGTTCGAGGCGATGTTCCAGCGGCGTTTGAAAAAAGGGCAGTGCTTTCACCAACCCTATTTGGGGTGCCGTGAATTCCCCGCCAACGTCGCCCCGGCAGACGACGCCCCGCAACCGATCGGTTTGAGCAAGTCGCTGGGCCTGATGCTCTATGACATTGAGTTTGACGCGGCAGACAGGGGCGATCGCCTCCGTCCCCTGTTCTTTAGCGCCGAGCTGCAACAGGGCGTGGTTGCCGTTCCGCCGCGCGAACAGGTGATCACATCGGGAGGCGCGCCATGA
- a CDS encoding CRISPR-associated endonuclease Cas3'', with the protein MDELAHVDERGRGQLLSEHLRGTAELAKAFADKFASGASAELAALAHDLGKTQPAFQGRLRGENRRVRHAYVGAAELFARGELGCLLAAAVAGHHGGLADFIEFAQGIRAELDQARRHLAKARERGFSANLPQYSDGPPFLKDEVAHEFWLRMVFSALVDADYLDTERFFDPERAGRRDGALSIAEMKARLDDFLAGMTRDAEPSPINAFRARVLAQCRAAASLPPGLFSLTVPTGGGKTLSSMAFGLDHAAKYGLERVIVVIPYTSIIEQNSQVYRGVFGDEAVIEHHSAVKMEMAPCAEVSTRARLAAENWDSPLVVTTSVQFFESLFANRPGRCRKLHNIARSVVVLDEVQTLPAKLLAPILDGLNTLARDYGVSIVLSTATQPALRHRDGFPLGLTDVREIVTDPLSLFKATSSRTNVTWPADLNLPTTWEALADRLAGEACVLCVVHRRDDAWRLTTMLDQRLGNEQTVHLSATMCAEHRLATINAIRATLRDGRPIRVVSTQLVEAGVDLDFPVVYRALGGLDSIAQAAGRCNREGRLAQGRVEVFVAQSNPPRGVPTKALEVTRGLLAGRGALDIHDPEIYDEFFQRLFFLTDSDAKDIQGKRKRLAFKQVAEAFRMIEDDWSEGVIVPFGRAADVIDDIDRRVQNGSPISWRHQLRRLQRFTVQIPRKTADEWRVRGHLLPLGEEVAWRLSPDVFQSVYDQRFGLVIRDGESWMPSLIV; encoded by the coding sequence ATGGATGAATTGGCGCATGTGGATGAGCGTGGCCGCGGTCAGTTACTGTCTGAGCATCTGCGCGGAACAGCGGAACTTGCCAAGGCCTTTGCCGACAAATTCGCATCAGGCGCCTCGGCAGAACTGGCAGCGCTGGCACACGATCTGGGTAAGACACAGCCGGCTTTTCAAGGCAGACTGCGCGGTGAGAATCGGCGCGTGCGCCACGCATACGTGGGGGCGGCCGAACTCTTTGCCCGCGGCGAGCTCGGGTGCCTGCTTGCTGCGGCGGTCGCCGGACATCACGGCGGATTAGCCGATTTTATCGAGTTTGCCCAGGGAATTCGCGCGGAACTCGACCAAGCCCGGCGTCATCTGGCAAAGGCGCGGGAGAGGGGCTTTTCAGCAAATTTGCCGCAGTATTCTGATGGGCCGCCTTTCCTGAAAGATGAAGTTGCCCACGAATTCTGGTTGCGGATGGTCTTCTCCGCGCTGGTGGACGCCGACTACCTGGACACGGAACGGTTTTTCGATCCCGAGCGAGCCGGCCGCCGTGACGGGGCCTTGTCGATTGCGGAGATGAAGGCGCGGCTCGACGATTTTCTCGCCGGCATGACGCGTGACGCCGAGCCATCGCCGATCAACGCTTTTCGTGCTCGCGTTCTCGCCCAATGTCGCGCTGCCGCATCGCTTCCGCCGGGTCTGTTTTCTTTAACCGTCCCCACCGGCGGCGGCAAAACGCTGTCATCGATGGCCTTCGGCCTCGACCACGCGGCCAAGTACGGCCTCGAGCGCGTGATCGTCGTGATTCCCTACACGAGCATCATCGAACAGAACTCGCAGGTCTACCGCGGGGTATTTGGCGACGAGGCAGTGATAGAGCATCACAGCGCGGTCAAAATGGAAATGGCCCCTTGCGCTGAGGTGTCCACACGCGCGCGGCTCGCCGCTGAGAATTGGGACTCGCCTCTGGTCGTCACCACTTCGGTGCAGTTCTTCGAATCGCTCTTTGCCAACCGACCCGGGCGATGCCGCAAGCTGCACAACATCGCACGCAGTGTGGTTGTCCTCGACGAGGTGCAGACGCTGCCGGCGAAGCTGCTGGCCCCGATTCTCGACGGGTTGAATACCTTGGCGCGTGACTATGGCGTCAGCATCGTACTTTCGACGGCGACCCAACCGGCGTTACGCCACCGGGATGGGTTTCCGCTCGGTCTGACCGATGTACGCGAAATCGTGACCGACCCGTTGTCATTGTTTAAGGCGACCTCGTCACGGACCAATGTGACCTGGCCAGCCGATCTCAATTTGCCAACAACATGGGAGGCACTTGCCGACCGCCTGGCCGGTGAAGCGTGTGTCCTGTGTGTTGTTCACCGCCGCGACGATGCGTGGCGCCTAACCACCATGCTTGATCAGCGTCTGGGGAACGAGCAGACCGTCCACCTTTCGGCGACCATGTGCGCCGAACATCGTTTGGCGACGATCAACGCGATTCGCGCGACACTCCGAGACGGCCGGCCGATCCGCGTGGTTTCCACCCAACTGGTCGAGGCGGGAGTTGACTTGGATTTTCCCGTGGTCTACCGCGCGCTGGGCGGTCTGGATTCGATTGCCCAAGCCGCCGGACGCTGCAACCGTGAAGGGCGGCTGGCACAGGGCCGGGTCGAGGTTTTCGTGGCGCAAAGCAATCCACCCCGGGGCGTGCCGACCAAGGCCTTGGAAGTCACCCGGGGATTGCTTGCCGGCCGGGGCGCGCTAGATATCCATGACCCGGAAATCTACGACGAGTTTTTCCAGCGGCTCTTCTTCCTGACCGACAGCGACGCCAAGGACATCCAGGGCAAACGCAAACGCCTTGCCTTCAAACAGGTTGCCGAAGCCTTCCGCATGATCGAGGACGACTGGAGCGAGGGCGTCATTGTGCCTTTCGGGCGTGCCGCGGATGTGATCGACGATATAGACCGGCGCGTGCAAAACGGCAGCCCTATTTCCTGGCGTCACCAGTTGCGGCGGTTGCAGCGTTTCACCGTACAAATACCGCGCAAGACCGCCGATGAATGGCGCGTCCGCGGTCATCTTCTGCCGCTGGGCGAGGAAGTCGCATGGCGGCTTTCACCCGATGTTTTCCAGTCTGTCTACGATCAACGTTTCGGCTTGGTCATCCGTGACGGTGAATCATGGATGCCATCACTGATTGTTTAA